One window from the genome of Desulfobaccales bacterium encodes:
- a CDS encoding extracellular solute-binding protein, whose product MDRGTRIKRLVWAVLFLQLLGCGPAPELPPPRTITYTFDAPTRDLISLLAQKSKSSLYKNFDRNFKGLLVPESLLPYEPFVLGLSTESKIPTVLLLDAPWVQRYGVAGWLYELERTHIFDRSELVPAVAEAFSVSLTKVTGEKGKELVAVPTYIKGNILFYRGDILKRYNLKSPRTWAELQAICRKILPQEKSLKYGLLIHSTNALNDFYPILWGFGGRVNNDAGQFVLHQRANADAFVVALKELISMQKGIIPGPVELKKFEPTGSLRQAFYRGQALFMINWNTRMKDLTDLIAQGKGQVPGSLTDINQVWISPIPAHTDHPNRYTNIGSFGWAVNRFSVTDPTVIANARSFIELVSDEQFQILAAENFGQVPSLNRALEKVTNRDVGRVYKWTFGQKDMVIRARPHNRRINNVLEKYLQEALYGLRTPESALDGALADLKDLTRPE is encoded by the coding sequence ATGGATCGTGGCACAAGGATAAAAAGGCTGGTCTGGGCCGTATTGTTCCTCCAACTCCTGGGGTGCGGCCCGGCTCCGGAACTCCCGCCACCCCGGACCATCACCTACACCTTCGATGCCCCCACCCGGGATTTGATCAGTCTTTTGGCCCAAAAATCCAAAAGTTCCCTCTATAAAAATTTCGACCGCAACTTTAAAGGGCTGCTGGTGCCGGAAAGCCTCCTGCCTTATGAGCCCTTTGTCCTGGGGCTCTCCACGGAGAGCAAAATCCCTACCGTCCTACTCCTGGATGCCCCCTGGGTGCAGCGCTACGGGGTGGCGGGCTGGCTTTATGAGCTGGAACGCACTCATATTTTTGATAGGTCGGAACTGGTGCCTGCGGTGGCCGAGGCCTTTTCCGTATCCTTAACCAAGGTTACCGGGGAAAAAGGCAAAGAACTGGTGGCCGTGCCCACCTATATCAAGGGCAATATCCTTTTTTATCGGGGGGATATCCTGAAGCGGTATAACCTGAAGTCCCCCCGCACCTGGGCCGAACTCCAGGCCATTTGCCGCAAGATCTTGCCCCAGGAAAAGTCTTTGAAATATGGCCTGCTCATTCACTCCACCAATGCTCTCAATGATTTTTACCCGATTCTCTGGGGCTTTGGCGGCCGGGTCAACAACGATGCCGGCCAGTTTGTCCTGCACCAGAGGGCCAATGCGGATGCCTTCGTTGTAGCCCTCAAAGAGCTCATTAGTATGCAGAAAGGTATCATCCCGGGTCCCGTGGAGTTAAAAAAATTTGAGCCCACCGGCAGCCTGCGGCAAGCTTTCTACCGGGGCCAGGCCTTGTTCATGATCAACTGGAACACCCGCATGAAAGACTTAACCGACTTGATTGCCCAGGGCAAAGGCCAGGTGCCGGGCAGCCTCACGGACATCAACCAGGTGTGGATATCCCCCATCCCGGCGCACACAGACCATCCCAACCGCTATACCAACATCGGCTCGTTCGGCTGGGCCGTCAACCGCTTTTCCGTGACTGATCCCACGGTCATCGCCAATGCCCGGAGTTTTATCGAGCTGGTATCCGACGAGCAGTTCCAGATCCTGGCGGCGGAGAACTTTGGACAGGTGCCGTCCCTGAACCGCGCCCTGGAGAAGGTGACCAACCGCGATGTGGGACGGGTCTACAAGTGGACCTTTGGGCAGAAGGACATGGTGATCCGCGCCCGGCCCCACAACCGCCGGATCAATAACGTTTTGGAAAAATATCTCCAGGAGGCCCTGTACGGCTTGCGGACGCCGGAGTCGGCCCTGGACGGCGCGCTGGCCGACTTGAAAGATCTGACGAGACCGGAATAG